A genomic stretch from Caulobacter sp. FWC2 includes:
- a CDS encoding HAD-IA family hydrolase yields the protein MAIEAVIWDFGGVFTTSPFEAFRRYETERGLPDNFIRTVNATDPDANAWARFERAEIDATAFDGLFLEEATRLGHPVRGAEVLPLLYGDLRPAVLGALKACKARFKVGCITNNVPTGHGPGMAQSPEKALAVAEIMTLFDAVIESSKAGVRKPDPRIYQMMCERLGVAPEACIYLDDLGVNCKPAAALGMKAIKVSTEAQLLSDLAEATGLAF from the coding sequence ATGGCGATCGAGGCGGTGATCTGGGATTTCGGCGGGGTTTTCACGACCTCGCCGTTCGAGGCCTTCCGCCGCTACGAGACCGAACGCGGCCTGCCCGACAACTTCATCCGCACGGTCAACGCCACCGATCCCGACGCGAACGCCTGGGCGCGCTTCGAGCGGGCCGAGATCGACGCGACGGCCTTCGACGGCCTCTTCCTGGAGGAGGCGACGCGCCTGGGCCATCCGGTCCGGGGCGCCGAGGTGCTGCCGCTGCTGTATGGCGACCTGCGGCCTGCCGTGCTGGGCGCGCTGAAGGCCTGCAAGGCGCGGTTCAAGGTCGGCTGCATCACCAACAACGTCCCCACCGGCCATGGGCCCGGCATGGCACAGAGCCCCGAAAAGGCCCTGGCGGTGGCTGAGATAATGACCCTGTTCGACGCGGTGATCGAAAGCTCCAAGGCCGGGGTGCGCAAGCCCGACCCGCGCATCTACCAGATGATGTGCGAGCGGCTGGGCGTCGCGCCGGAGGCCTGCATCTATCTCGACGACCTGGGCGTCAACTGCAAGCCGGCGGCCGCCCTAGGGATGAAGGCCATCAAGGTCTCGACGGAGGCGCAGTTGCTGAGCGATCTTGCCGAGGCGACCGGATTGGCGTTCTGA